GGACGGTTACTCGTATGCCTAATTTGGAGCATTTGACGGTTGATAAATCAACCGTGTCGTGTTTCCTCCGTGGTCTTTAGGATCACGGTTTCCACACTCCCGCGAGGTCAGCATGAATAACCAGGTTACGATTGCATCACCACTCACTGATTCTAATAGTTTGCCTTGGCGTTCACTCAAGGAGATTGCTTGTGGTTCGGCGTTAGTCGTTGCCCCTCATCCCGATGATGAGACACTAGGTTGTGGTGGTGCGATCGCCTTACTACGTTCTCTCAATTTGATGGTACGTGTTTTGGTCATTAGTAACGGTACTCTTTCACACGCTAATTCCCAGAAATTTCCCGCACCTGCGCTGCAGGCATTGCGGGAAAGTGAAACACTCTCGGCGCTTTCTGTATTAGGAGTGGAAGCAAACGCTGTCACTTTTTTACGTCTGCAAGATGGATCAATTTCAGCACAGTATAAAGGTGCTGTGACGACTTGCGTTACTTATTTATCAGAAATTGCCCCGCGAATGATCTTTTTACCGTGGCGCTACGATCCTCATCCAGATCATCGAGCCACTTGGAAGTTAATTCACACCGCGCTGTCTGACTCACGTCTATCACCGCAATTAATCGAGTATCCTATTTGGGATTGGGATCCAGAGCAACGAGGAAGCTTACCAGAATCTCTTGAAGTCACAAGTTGGCGATTGGATATTAGCGGGGTAGTGCAATTGAAACAGCGAGCGATCGCCGCCTATCGCTCGCAAACCACAGATTTAATTGATGATGATCCAGAAGGCTTTCGCCTGACTCCGGAAATGCTTTTGAACTTTACCCGTTCTTGGGAAGTTTATTTAGAAGCCAAAATTTAAGAACTATGAAACTGGCAATTTTTGATATTGATGGAACGCTAACTCAAACAAATGATGTAGATAGCCAATGCTTCGTACAAGCATTTGCCAACGAATTTAAAATCAAAGAAATAAACACGAACTGGTCTACCTATGGACATACCACTGACTCTGGGATAGCTTTGCAAATTTTTCAGCACAACTGGGGACGTGTTCCCCAAACCACTGAGTTATGCCAATTGCAGCAATGCTTTGTAGAGTTATTGCATAGTCATTATATAGAAACTCCTGCATCATTTATCGAAATAGCTGGAGCTTGTGTGATGTTAAAGCACCTAGCCCAAACAAAAGATTGGGCGATCGCAATTGCTACAGGCGGATGGCGTGCTTCAGCCGAGATGAAGCTGCAAGCGGCGGGGTTAGATATAACGCAACTACCAGCAGCGTTTGCTGATGATAGCATCTCCCGAGAAGATATTGTGAAAACCGGTGTGTCGAGAGCTAAGGCGTTCTACGATCAGCCTGATTTTGAAAGAATTGTTTGCATCGGCGATGGCATTTGGGATGTTTTGACTGCTATCCAACTGCAACTACCTTTTGTTGGTGTCGCCAGCGATACACAAAAGCCGCTCTTAGAAAATGCTGGTGTTGAGTGTATTATACCAGACTTTATAGACTTTGAATCTTTTTTAAAAGCCCTGGATACTGCCAGCATCCCCAACCAGCACAAACCGTTGCAGGTACAAAACAATTCCCTGCCAGCGAGTTATTTTGAAACGCTCTATGGTACTAACCCCGACCCGTGGAAGTTTGAAACGAGCGAATACGAAAATAAAAAATATACTGCCACAATCGCAGCTTTACCCAAACAGCGCTATCATTATGCTTTTGAAATTGGTGGATCTATCGGTGTTTTGACAGAAAAGTTAGCCCAACGTTGCGACTCGCTACTTTCTGTTGATGTATCAAAAATAGCTCAGAAAAAAGCAATTCAACGCTGTCAACACTTACCGCAGGTGCGCTTTGAAATTATGTGTTTGCCAGAAGAGTATCCTGAGGAAATGTTTGATTTGACTGTGGTTTCTGAAGTTGGTTACTACTGGTGCTGGGAAGATCTCAAAAAAGCTCAACAGTGCATTCTCAAACACCTTGAACCAGGGGGACATCTACTTTTAGTTCACTGGACACA
This portion of the Brasilonema sennae CENA114 genome encodes:
- a CDS encoding PIG-L deacetylase family protein, yielding MNNQVTIASPLTDSNSLPWRSLKEIACGSALVVAPHPDDETLGCGGAIALLRSLNLMVRVLVISNGTLSHANSQKFPAPALQALRESETLSALSVLGVEANAVTFLRLQDGSISAQYKGAVTTCVTYLSEIAPRMIFLPWRYDPHPDHRATWKLIHTALSDSRLSPQLIEYPIWDWDPEQRGSLPESLEVTSWRLDISGVVQLKQRAIAAYRSQTTDLIDDDPEGFRLTPEMLLNFTRSWEVYLEAKI
- a CDS encoding SAM-dependent methyltransferase, whose translation is MKLAIFDIDGTLTQTNDVDSQCFVQAFANEFKIKEINTNWSTYGHTTDSGIALQIFQHNWGRVPQTTELCQLQQCFVELLHSHYIETPASFIEIAGACVMLKHLAQTKDWAIAIATGGWRASAEMKLQAAGLDITQLPAAFADDSISREDIVKTGVSRAKAFYDQPDFERIVCIGDGIWDVLTAIQLQLPFVGVASDTQKPLLENAGVECIIPDFIDFESFLKALDTASIPNQHKPLQVQNNSLPASYFETLYGTNPDPWKFETSEYENKKYTATIAALPKQRYHYAFEIGGSIGVLTEKLAQRCDSLLSVDVSKIAQKKAIQRCQHLPQVRFEIMCLPEEYPEEMFDLTVVSEVGYYWCWEDLKKAQQCILKHLEPGGHLLLVHWTQYARDYPLNGDQVHDSFFDLTPTHLRHLKGKREEEYRLDVFERVF